One Proteinivorax tanatarense DNA segment encodes these proteins:
- a CDS encoding FtsW/RodA/SpoVE family cell cycle protein: MNKYICQYLSKVCGEIKYKGVTDDISEEIESHICEIADSYIETGMDEDEAIQKAITQMGDPIQIGKELNKTHRPKTEWSIIGLVGALVLIGGLTLITILSTESIQNQGQIPLNHSQILRTYLTYLPMGIGVCIGCYFFDYTKIEKHSLLIFGAAIGIWMSNSVINNPSGIIVLTMTLFIIAFAGLAKRWGSGNIKDMLKLVGLAMLAMVLISNTHVRSFGFVLLFGAGLLTVLTLAIMSKDFAGNKSRFIFSIYGGALLAKILLLAGHLTSYRMSRFLAIIRPDSSQNSSGWIISISRDAVSNAELIGRSDSLYYWQDGANKLILPDVHTDYIFTYIISTFGLLIGLVTLGIMVCVLTRMFMATRSIRHSYGRYLASAIVVLFTIQGLGNILMSVGLMPHLGFSLPLISYGGTSFVINMALIGVLLGIYRRKDLVMAGKKA; encoded by the coding sequence TTGAATAAATACATTTGTCAATATTTAAGCAAAGTATGTGGGGAAATAAAATATAAAGGAGTAACTGATGATATTTCCGAAGAAATTGAAAGCCATATATGTGAAATAGCGGACAGTTATATCGAGACGGGAATGGACGAAGATGAGGCCATTCAAAAAGCTATAACTCAGATGGGGGATCCTATCCAAATAGGTAAAGAGCTGAATAAAACACATAGACCAAAGACTGAATGGTCAATTATCGGGTTGGTTGGTGCGTTGGTGTTAATTGGAGGGTTAACACTAATTACTATTTTAAGCACTGAGTCAATACAAAACCAAGGTCAGATTCCACTTAATCATAGCCAGATCCTGCGAACCTATTTAACTTATTTGCCAATGGGTATAGGGGTTTGTATAGGGTGCTATTTCTTTGATTATACAAAAATAGAAAAGCATTCTTTGCTTATTTTTGGTGCTGCAATTGGCATTTGGATGAGTAATAGTGTAATAAATAATCCTTCAGGAATAATTGTTCTCACCATGACTCTTTTTATTATTGCTTTTGCAGGGCTTGCAAAGAGATGGGGGAGCGGGAATATAAAAGATATGTTAAAGCTTGTAGGTTTAGCAATGTTAGCTATGGTGCTTATCTCTAATACACACGTACGATCCTTTGGGTTTGTTTTGCTCTTTGGTGCTGGACTCTTAACTGTACTTACATTAGCAATAATGAGCAAGGATTTTGCTGGAAATAAAAGTAGGTTTATCTTCTCGATATATGGAGGCGCACTACTAGCGAAAATCCTCCTGCTAGCAGGACATCTAACGTCTTATAGGATGTCAAGGTTTTTAGCTATCATCCGTCCTGATTCATCCCAGAATTCAAGTGGTTGGATTATCTCCATTTCTAGAGATGCAGTATCTAATGCTGAACTTATCGGAAGGAGCGATAGCTTATACTATTGGCAAGACGGTGCGAATAAGCTTATCCTACCCGATGTTCATACGGATTACATTTTTACATACATTATCTCCACTTTTGGCCTGCTAATAGGGCTGGTCACATTAGGGATAATGGTGTGTGTGCTAACAAGGATGTTTATGGCAACGCGATCAATTCGTCACTCTTACGGAAGATATTTAGCCTCGGCAATTGTAGTTTTATTTACAATACAAGGTCTAGGCAATATTTTAATGAGCGTTGGGTTGATGCCACACTTAGGATTTTCCTTACCTCTGATTTCCTACGGGGGAACTAGTTTTGTTATAAATATGGCTTTGATAGGGGTATTATTGGGTATATATCGTAGGAAAGATTTAGTTATGGCAGGTAAGAAAGCCTGA
- a CDS encoding PadR family transcriptional regulator: protein MKIDKDLMKGSTKMLILNLLSTGDMYGYQMVKELEEKSDQTFTLKEGTMYPILHALESEGMVQSYWDVGESGRKRKYYNITDKGDKLLQEKKKEWEVYSRTVNKVIGGVCFE, encoded by the coding sequence ATGAAAATTGATAAGGATCTTATGAAGGGTAGTACAAAGATGTTGATACTTAATCTTTTGAGCACTGGAGATATGTATGGTTATCAGATGGTTAAAGAGCTTGAAGAAAAGTCTGACCAAACCTTTACTTTAAAGGAAGGAACGATGTATCCTATTTTACACGCCTTAGAAAGCGAAGGGATGGTTCAGTCATATTGGGATGTAGGCGAGTCCGGTCGAAAGCGAAAATATTATAACATTACAGATAAAGGTGATAAACTTTTGCAGGAGAAGAAAAAAGAGTGGGAAGTTTATAGTCGTACTGTTAATAAGGTGATAGGGGGTGTTTGTTTTGAATAA